A genomic segment from Bradyrhizobium sp. CB1015 encodes:
- a CDS encoding cytochrome P450 codes for MHGTIESAAKLDALRERASSLPLEQFDPGDPELFRTDTFWPYFDRLRREDPVHYCKDSMFGPYWSVTRYNDIMEIETNHTVFSSASSLGGITIRDIDPDLRRESFISMDPPRHAAQRKTVAPMFTPTHLDNLAINIRKRSAECLDNLPRGEVFDWVDQVSIELTTQMLAVLFDFPWEDRRKLTRWSDVATTIPGPDGLVATEDERQAELAECAAYFSRLWKERIEQPPKSDLLSMMAHGAATRDMDAKNFLGNLILLIVGGNDTTRNTMSGSLLALSQHPEQYRKLRENPDLLDSFVPEVIRWQTPLAHMRRTALSDFEFRGRQIKKGDKVVMWYVSGNRDEEAIERPYEFIIDRARPRTHLSFGFGIHRCVGLRLAELQLKIIWEEILRRFDHIDVVGEPRRVYSSFVKGIETLPVKIAA; via the coding sequence ATGCACGGGACCATCGAAAGCGCGGCCAAACTCGACGCATTGCGCGAGCGCGCCAGCTCGCTGCCGCTGGAGCAATTCGATCCCGGCGACCCCGAATTGTTCAGGACCGATACGTTCTGGCCCTATTTCGATCGGCTGCGCCGGGAAGATCCCGTGCACTATTGCAAGGATTCGATGTTCGGGCCGTACTGGTCGGTGACGCGCTACAACGACATCATGGAGATCGAGACCAACCATACGGTGTTCTCCTCGGCCTCCTCGCTCGGCGGCATCACCATCCGCGACATCGATCCGGATCTGCGCCGCGAGAGTTTCATCTCGATGGACCCGCCGCGCCATGCAGCTCAGCGCAAGACCGTGGCGCCGATGTTCACGCCGACGCACCTGGACAATCTCGCCATCAACATCCGCAAGCGCTCGGCCGAGTGCCTGGACAACCTGCCCCGCGGCGAGGTGTTCGACTGGGTCGACCAGGTCTCGATCGAGCTCACGACGCAGATGCTGGCGGTGCTGTTCGACTTCCCCTGGGAGGACCGCCGCAAGCTGACGCGCTGGTCGGACGTCGCGACCACGATTCCCGGGCCCGACGGCCTCGTCGCGACCGAGGACGAACGGCAGGCCGAACTCGCCGAATGCGCGGCCTACTTCTCCCGGCTCTGGAAGGAGCGCATCGAACAGCCGCCGAAGAGCGACCTGCTGTCGATGATGGCGCATGGCGCTGCCACGCGCGACATGGATGCGAAGAACTTCCTCGGCAATCTCATCCTCCTGATCGTCGGCGGCAACGACACCACCCGCAACACCATGTCGGGCTCGCTTCTCGCGCTGAGCCAGCATCCCGAGCAATATCGCAAGCTGCGCGAGAACCCTGACCTGCTCGACAGCTTCGTGCCGGAGGTGATCCGCTGGCAGACGCCGCTGGCGCATATGCGCAGGACGGCGCTCTCCGACTTCGAGTTCCGCGGCAGGCAGATCAAGAAGGGTGACAAGGTCGTGATGTGGTACGTCTCGGGCAACCGCGACGAGGAGGCGATCGAGAGGCCCTACGAGTTCATCATCGATCGCGCGCGGCCGCGCACGCACCTGTCCTTCGGCTTCGGCATTCACCGTTGCGTCGGCCTGCGGCTTGCCGAGCTTCAGCTCAAGATTATTTGGGAGGAAATTCTCAGGCGGTTCGACCATATTGACGTGGTCGGCGAACCCAGGCGGGTCTACTCGAGCTTCGTGAAGGGTATTGAGACGCTGCCGGTGAAGATTGCGGCGTGA
- a CDS encoding cytochrome P450, with protein sequence MNIQAPVNVDKAERMRRAREEAYATPLSQFHPGAPRLFQDDTLWPWFERLRNEEPVHYCTNAPIEPYWSVVKYNDIMHVDTNHGIFSSDSKLGGISIRDVPEGYDYPSFIAMDQPRHSAQRKTVSPMFTPTHLDELAKLIRQRSQTVLDNLPRNETFNFVERVSIELTTQMLATLFDFPWEERRKLTRWSDVSTALPKSGIVASAEERRREMDECYAYMSKLWNERVNSAPRNDLLSLMAHNEATRHMDPDNLMGNIILLIVGGNDTTRNTMTGSVLALNENPEQYDKLRENPALIDSMVPEVIRWQTPLAHMRRTALADTEIGGKHIRKGDRVVMWYVSGNRDEEMFEKPNEFIIDRPRPRTHLSFGFGIHRCVGMRLAELQLRIIWEEMLKRFDRIEVVGEPKRIYSSFIKGYETLPVRIAG encoded by the coding sequence ATGAACATCCAAGCGCCGGTTAACGTGGACAAGGCCGAACGCATGCGCAGGGCTCGCGAGGAAGCCTATGCGACGCCGCTGTCGCAATTCCACCCCGGCGCGCCCCGGCTGTTCCAGGACGACACGCTGTGGCCCTGGTTCGAGCGGCTGCGCAACGAAGAGCCGGTGCATTACTGTACCAATGCGCCGATCGAGCCCTACTGGTCGGTGGTGAAGTACAACGACATCATGCATGTCGACACCAATCACGGCATCTTCTCCTCGGATTCCAAGCTCGGCGGCATCTCGATCCGCGACGTGCCGGAAGGCTACGACTATCCGAGCTTCATCGCGATGGACCAGCCCAGGCATTCGGCGCAGCGCAAGACGGTGTCGCCGATGTTCACGCCGACACATCTGGACGAGCTGGCAAAGCTAATCCGCCAGCGCTCGCAGACCGTGCTCGACAATCTGCCGCGCAACGAGACCTTCAACTTCGTCGAGCGCGTCTCGATCGAGCTGACCACGCAGATGCTGGCGACCCTGTTCGACTTTCCCTGGGAGGAGCGGCGCAAGCTGACGCGCTGGTCGGACGTCTCCACCGCGCTGCCCAAGAGCGGCATCGTCGCTTCCGCCGAGGAACGCCGCCGCGAGATGGACGAGTGCTACGCCTACATGTCGAAGCTCTGGAACGAGCGCGTCAATTCGGCGCCGCGCAACGACCTGCTGTCGCTGATGGCGCACAACGAGGCCACGCGGCACATGGACCCCGACAACCTCATGGGCAACATCATCCTGCTAATCGTCGGCGGCAACGACACCACGCGCAACACCATGACCGGCTCGGTGCTGGCGCTGAACGAGAACCCGGAGCAGTACGACAAGCTTCGCGAAAATCCTGCGCTAATCGATTCCATGGTGCCGGAGGTGATCCGCTGGCAGACGCCGCTGGCGCATATGCGGCGCACCGCGCTTGCCGATACCGAGATCGGCGGCAAGCACATCAGGAAAGGCGACCGCGTCGTGATGTGGTACGTCTCCGGCAACCGCGACGAGGAGATGTTCGAGAAGCCGAACGAATTCATCATCGACCGTCCGCGCCCGCGCACGCACCTGTCCTTCGGCTTCGGCATCCATCGCTGCGTCGGCATGCGCCTCGCCGAGCTGCAGCTGCGGATCATCTGGGAGGAGATGCTGAAGCGCTTCGACCGCATCGAGGTGGTCGGCGAGCCCAAGCGGATCTACTCGAGCTTCATCAAGGGATATGAGACGCTGCCGGTCAGGATTGCGGGGTAG